From the genome of Leptotrichia sp. oral taxon 847:
TTTATTTTCATAATAACAAGCTACATTTAATACACTTCTTCCAAAAAGTGGATGTTTTTCTCTCAAATTTGCACCATTTTTTATGAGATATTCTAAAATTTCATTATTTTGAGATTCGATTGCTACAACGATTGGAGTGTATCCTCTTTCATCTTTGGAATTCACGTCTATCAATGTATTGTTATCCATCCCATAAAGTTGAAGAAAATCTATTGCAACTCCATATTTTCCATTGCCAGGATTATTCTGCTCATTCATTTCTTTTCTTTTATCAAGATTTTCCTTAGTTAATAAAGAAAATTTTACAAAATTGTTATTATGCTGCCTTATAGCTTTAAATAATGCACTTAATCTATTTTCCTGTTTTTTTGAATCACTGATTTCATTTATTTTTTTAGAATTTTCTCTTTTATAATCAAAAACCGACGAAAATGCAAAAAAATTTGTCATTAAAACGCCTACTAAAATACCTTTTAAAGAAAAAAATTTCATCTTAATACCTCACTTTATAATTATACCATATGATTTTTAAAAATCAAAATTTTTTTAAAAAAAATGGAAAAATAACACAATGTTATTTCCCCATTTTCTTGTCATTTATTCCATAAAACTTGGAAGTTTAAAATTATTTTTTTTCTTTTTTTGTTTTGAGGAGCTGTCTTTGTCATCACCGATAAAATTGTTAAAATCATCATTTTGATCATCTTTGTCGCTGTCATTTTTACCCTTGTCTTCAGAGTCGGTGTCTTCTTTTTTATCATTATTGTCATTATTTTTATTGGCCTTGTCGTCGCTATCATCTTCTTTTTCAGTTAAAAAATCATCCTTTTTCAACTTTTCTTCCAAAGTTTCTCCATCTTTTGTCAAGTCTTTGACAGTTTCTTCGAGTTCTTCAATTTTGGATTTTTCTTTTGGTTTTTCGAATTTATCTTCAAAATCAGTTTTTAAATTTTTCTCTGTTTCTATATTTTCTTTTTCATCGGATAGATTTTCTATCTTATCTGGATTCTTATCTTCCGATTCTTTTTCCAAAATTTGTTCAAAAGTTTCACCTTTAATAATTCTTCTAACTTCATCCCCAGTAATTGTTTCTTTTTTTAGAAGCAATTTGGCGACACCTTCTAATATGCTTATATTTTCCTGCAATGTATTAAATGTGTTCAAATATTCATCCATTAAAATTTTTCTGACTTCCAAATCAATCTCTCTCATTGTTTCATCACTTTTATTTGTCATAAATGCATATTCATCGTCTGGATTTTCAAGGTTGATTGGTCCAAATTTTTTGCTCATTCCAACACTTTCCACATACATTCTGGCAACTCTTGTAGCTCTTTTTATATCTGAATAAGCTCCCGTACTTATGTCATCTAACACGATTTCTTCAGCAGCCCTTCCACCGAATAAAACTTTTATTTCGGCAAGCAGTTCTTTACTCGAAGTAACTAATTTTTCTTCTGGAAGTGGCATCATAAACCCTCCAGCTTCACCTCTTGGAATAATTGTTACTTTGTGAACTGGATCCGCTCCATCAGTTAGTTCTGTCATTACAGCATGTCCTGCTTCGTGATATGCAAGTAAT
Proteins encoded in this window:
- a CDS encoding ankyrin repeat domain-containing protein, giving the protein MTNFFAFSSVFDYKRENSKKINEISDSKKQENRLSALFKAIRQHNNNFVKFSLLTKENLDKRKEMNEQNNPGNGKYGVAIDFLQLYGMDNNTLIDVNSKDERGYTPIVVAIESQNNEILEYLIKNGANLREKHPLFGRSVLNVACYYENKEAVEMLLSANPKLINEQSGTDGWTALQDATLKANIDIIKFLLKKGANPQLKDYSGGTALDMATEFGKGQIVKLFRDNIKANRGY